The following is a genomic window from Clostridium sp..
ATTCTTAATTTGATAAATAAATTTTTGAGTTGTTTTTCCTCCAAATCTTTTGGCTCTCTTACCTCTTGAAACAGAAGGCGGAGTATTAGGGGTATCCAGTCTCATTGATCTTGGTAGTATAGTTGAAACAAGTACTTCCAAGTCTACATCTCCGCTAAAAGTATTCCTTTGTTTTTCAGCATTAGGAACACAGCACCCGTCTTTATGATTAGTATTAGGCCAATTTTTAAAATGTGGATCATCATGTGATTTACCTCTTGAAAATTGCACTTGTGAATTGCAAAATATACACTTAAACTGCCTTCGATCTTCTTCATTATATGAATTATAATTTTCATCAATTTCAATAGCGCTCACAGGATCTTCAAAATTTCTATACCTTGCATGGCTCATTCTAGACACAGTTAGCCATCTCCTTTTTAATGCATTCTCTATGATTCGTTTATTACTAATTTTTTTGCACTTTTATGTGTATCAAAATTATATCAGTTATTACCAGACTCCTTTAGCTTAAAAATCAGATGACACTGTCGCATTTCTTCGATCAACTCAAGAACAGCTTCTGCATCAACTTCTGCAACTTTAAATGAAATGCCGATTATATGTAAATCTGTCTTACGCGAATCCAATTCTTTTTTATTTCTTATCCATAAATGAAAATTCTCTTTGTACTTATAGGTGCCTACATTTCCTTTTACATATGTAAAAATATCTTCATTATCCGATATCACAGAAGAAATTGCTGCTTCATCATTTAAGCAATCATAAGTTTTATTGAGATAAAACTCCATACCCATCCACTCATTACAAATTCCTGCTTTTAAAACCACTTCTTTCAATAAATTGAATGACTTTGCAAAATTTTGCGTTGATAGCTTTATTATAAGCCTATGATTTTGATTCGGGTAACCATTCGTTGGTTCCTTTTCTTCTCCCTCGATTTCAATTTGTATACCCCCAACAAGAACTTTCTTGTGATAAGCCGCATATTGAATATTTTGGGAATCAAGATATTCTTTTATATCCGAAAAATACTTATCAATATCATATCTTATAATATTTTTATTGTTAGTTGAATCATAATATTGAGAACACCTTTCATATTTAATATATGAAAAAATATCACTTAGTTGTAAAGACAAAGAGGGTTCTGTAACAGAACTAAAGACTGCCTTATAATCTGCCTCTGTAAATGCCTCACTAAACTTTAGATTGAACTTTCTGTTTATCACAGTAATGAAATTATTAAGACTATCCGCCAAATTAATGTCAAATCCCTGCAATAAATTGAGTGGTGCTTTAAGCTGACCAATGTTTACACCTATACCAACAGGTATAACTTCAATATTTTTAGAGTAAGCAAATCCGGCCTCAAAATATATCCATGCGGAATCAATCGAGGTAGGAGTAACAAACACAAACATTATTTGGGCATTATTAAGTCCCTCCTCAATCTTATGTACCCAATTGTGCCCAAACGGTATGCTTTGTCCATCACTAGACATAAAAATATCTAGGACATTAGCAGTTATTGCAGTAATTCTATTTTTTATCGGTAGAATGGTTGAACTATCTAGGCTCGAATGACTAAAGAAAATTGTAGGTTTATACATATACTCATCTTCTTTCAATATAATCTATTTATTTAATTTAATTGTCCAAATATTTTCTAATTGATTTTATCTATAAATCGACCTTTTTTCACATGATAAACACTAATACTCATTGTGCTATTCCATAAACCTTGTTGAACTTCCGGTTATTAGCCTAACAGGAAGCTTATTAATCTAGCTGTTTTATGACACCCTAAATTTTACTAACTTTGATAATAGAAGCATATATTCTTTTATATCTCAAGATCTTGTTTTATATCTTTAATTTCTTCAATCTGTTTTATTGAATCTGCCATTTTTGATAATAAAAATTTATCTAACAAATCATAACAAAATTCATTCCAACTTCCTGGTTCATTAATCGTTTCTCCGTTAAATCCAAAGCCTCTTCTATATTCAATTACGTTGTTTCCTGTAAACCATAATATATGTGTTTTAAGAATCTCAGCAAGTCCTGTTTCAATATCTTCTTCAGAAAGATTTTTATAATAAAAATACGAAAAATATTCCAAGTTACTCTTGATTGAACTAAGTCTTACATTATTATCTTCCTCACTTTTGTAATCTTCAACAATTCTGCTTAATACTTTTAATATTTGTTTGTCATCTAAAAAAGTAAATACTGCTTCATATGCACGATCAGCGCCATCAAAATCCCATGAGTATTTATATTTTCTTTGAAGCAATGTATCTAACAATGGCAATATATGATTATCAATATTTAGTTTTCCATCATACTTTTTAACTATTTCACTTATATAATCCCATCTAAAATTATTATCCATTTCATCCTTATTTCTTTGTTCATTGTAATCGTTTATTACATACATAACAGCTTCTTCGCAAGACATACTTTCTATTTTCTCGTTAAGTTCCAACAAATCTCTTTTAAATTTATTTTTATCTTCAAACCATCTATCAGGCAATCTATAATCATAGGTTCCTTTATCTGCAAGATACTCCTCTTCTGCAATTTCTTTTAATGAATTATCCAAATCCTTATATCCAAATTTCTTTCCTACTAACAATATACATGTTCTTAAATCATGTATATAAACCTTTTTTATATTATTTGAACTATCATATTTATTGCTATACTTATTAATTTTAAAAATAGCTGCACTCACTCTCCAAATGTTTTTAAGTTCGTTATTACTAATCTCTGCAACTTCAAGTAAAGATATTAGACCATCATAAACAGTATATAACCAATCTTTATCCCATTCTTCTTGTAAAGAAGCAAATCTCCATAGGTTTCCATACCCCATTTTTCCTGCACTAGATGCTATTGAAGCATTAATAAATACACCTGCTCTATTATCTCCAAGCTTTGATGCATTTTCAGAAACATTAAGTAATTCAACTCCAATATCCTCCCAGTGATTGTTGCTATAATTTGTTAATGTTTCAAACCATCTTAAAGGCATATATAAAGAGTATTCCTTTCTTCCTGTATATCCAATAGATTTTCGATTTAGCTTCTCTCTAACTTTCTCTATTCTAGATGACCATTTAACCAGTCCACCAAGAAAAATAAATTTTTCTCCTATATCATACATGTCAGATATTTCTGATTTCCAAATTTCTCCATTATCTCCAACCCAGTGTTCAAACAAATCATCTAATAACTTGATTTCATTTTTATCTTTTAAGTAATTCCAATAAACATCAATATTCTTGCTATAGTCTAGCTTAACTACTTGTTCTTTTATTACTTTATATAGAACACTATCAAAATAATTGCTAACCTCATTATTAATAAACATAAATACTCTAACTAATAGTTTTTCAATTTCAAAGCCACCCACTTCATGACGTCCGATTGGATTATCATCATTTACTAATACTCTAAAAATTGATTCAAACTCATTATGTTCACTATTATTTAGTTGTAGTCCACCTTTAAATTTTCTAATTAAATCTCCAAGATAGCTGCTGACTGTAACTAAATCCATTATAGCAATTTTCTCTCTTTTTGAACTTTTGCCTTCTCTATACGAATTCAAAACCTTATTAATAATGTAATCAAAATTCTTATGTAAGTACGCCAATATAAAGGAAATGATAACATAACCTTCAAACGAATCTTTAGTTAAATCGAAATACTCATCTTTAATATAATCGAATTCCTGTTCTTTTATATCCTTAATCCATTTATTAAATCTAACTGAATCTCCAGATAATATAACCCACAATAAACATCTTAAAATAAACATTTTTGAACCATTGTTTCTTGAATAAAAATTATCTAATAGTATTTTTGCATGCTCAATTTTGTTTTTATCAATTAAACTTAAAACAAAATCCTCCATATCCCTACTATAATGTATCCTCAAGCTACTCAATGTTCTCGCAAGGCTCTCTTCATCACAAAATAGTTCTCCTTCCTTAAGCCAGCCCCTATAAAATAATGCTTTTGCCTTTTTATAATAATCAGGAATATTATCATCAATTTTTTCTTTTTTAAAGTTAATACCTGTGTGTTGACATACTTCACCCCATTTTTCTAATATTGGTCCAATCGAATGTTCAAATATATATCTACCATCTTTTATTTCGATTTCATTGTTGCTACGAAGCAAATCAAAAATATTTTCAGGACTATATGTACTAAACCATCTATCCATTATGCTTTTAGCTCTGGAGATTTCATTTTCATTTATAAGCCAAAGTACTTCGTTCAAAACATCATTTAAATCATACTTAGTTAATAAGTCCTTACTTTTTACCTTACTTTCAGATTGCAATACAGAAGGTAACTTAATAGTACCTTGGTAATCTTTATCAAGCCATTGCATAGATTGTTTGAACTGATAGAATGTCGAAATAGCACAACTAAATGAATTTATTTTTCGTAAATCAGATACTTTTGTAAGTGATTTTATTGTTAATTCTAATTGATCTTCAATTTCAATAATTGGTCTTGATAAAGCTATTGCCTCCATAACATACTGCGCAGTAAATACATCAATAAATTTATCTTCTTTTTCTGCCAATTTTAACATTCTAAACACAATTTCATGTTTAGATAAAAAATCATCACTCCTACTAGTATAGAAATTAGCTATTTTATAAGCTATTTCTTTCATTTCTTTTGGACTTTTTCTCAAATATTTTTCTAAATATATTCTGAAATCATTATGTAAAATTCTAAAGCCATCCTGTTCTTCTATTAAGACAGGATATAACTTTCTTAATACACTCTTCCAAACTCTTTCTTGTATATTTGCATCATCATAAATACTTGCTAATAACTCCGAACTAAGTTTTCTATTTATTAATCCAATTGCACCTGCTAATAAATAATCTACAAAAAGGACTGACGGTATTAGTTCAAGGGCAGATTTCCATGTATATTCATAATAAGCCATTAACCCCGAGGACAAATTCTTTTCTCTCAACCTCAATCCTAGTTCTTCTATACTTTTACATTGTTTGGCCTCATATATCGCATATATAACAGGTAATGTGTTCCCTTCAAAAATATCCATTATTAACCTAATGACTGATTCAGTATATTCTTTACTTATTGAGGTGATTTCTTTTTTATAGAGCTCTATAACGTCTGATTTACCCAACCTTGGAATTTCAAGCTTAAGTAATTTATCATTTTCATAACTTAGCCAATCAGGATAAGATGGATATTCAAGTATAGGTTGTCCTACAATAAGAAAACACACTTTATCAGGTACGCCTTCTGGAGGTATTATGGCTTTCAGCTCTTGCAGCATGATCAATTCCATCTATGGCAATAACAGTTGTTCTATTTTCTTCATTTGCCAAAATCTCAGCTAATCTTAGTACTTCTTTTCTCAATGTATCATCAGAATCTATAAGCTCATTTGATATTGGAACTCTATATTTTGATAAGTTTCCTTTCAGCCTACTTCTAAGCTGGATTAGTAAATCACCCCATAGAGCTCTTGGACTACTAACACCTTTATCTGCTGGTAAATATTTATCTTCTGGAGTTATTGGTTTATACGAATAAAATCTCAGCGAAATCACAGAATCAATTTTATTAGTTAGATAGCTTACAATACTGGTTTTTCCACTACCTGGGTCACCAGATAAAAATATCACCGGCTGTTCTCTGTTTCTAAGCTTACTCTCTAAATCATTAATAAATTGAATCCTACTTGGAAAGAATGGGCTTGGAACTTTTAAGTCATGTATACCTTGAAATGAATCAGAATGTAATGATAATGCTTGATATACATCTTCTTTGTTTATCTCTTCACTCGTTCTAAATGTTGTAGTCCAGTCCATTAAAGAATAGCACAATTTCTGGTATTGTCCTATAGCAATATCTTCACCAACACGAAAAGTATCTCTGATTTTATTAATAATCTCTTTTCTAACAATATCTAAATCACCTTCATTTGCTTTAATATCAAGACACTTAAGAAATTCCATTTTTTCATCTTCTGAGTCGAGTACAGACAGCTCATTTATCCACTCATTCCAAGCAATTTCCCAAGTTTCTTCAACTGCTATATCTTTTAATGATCTGGCAACATTAATTTTATTTCTTATATATGGCCAAAAATCTTCGAGTGCAGGACGCTCGTATTTATTGTTTTTATCTACTACCTTCGTATACTTATTTTTCCCAAACTTTCTATTAGTAAACAAGATAACTTTACAATAGATTCCTTCGTCTTTCTTGATTTTTTTCCAATCCCTTGCAAATTGAGACAAATAGGAATTACTCTTATCTCCTTTTAAAATAAGATCAGTGAAAGTTAAAGAATCATTTTCTCTCGTATGCTTAATTTGCATACAATCTTTTCTTCCATCACTATAATTGATAACAACATCATCAAGCCCTTGTAGTTGAGATGCTTGCAGTATTACAGATTTGATATTAGTATCTTCGTTTAACATATCAACTACATATAGTAATCCTATAGACCATTCATACCAGTATGGATCAGCAATTCCTGCTGATAAATTACTCGGAATTGTCATACTTTTTACCTCCAATACTTCGATCATTTTTCATACTTTTAATAATTATTACTTATTTATGAAAGAACAAGTATATTACTGATGCCACTTTTCTCCATTTACCACTTTTCTCCATTTACCACCTATCATTTTTTAGCCCCAATAGTTTTATTAGTCTTATGAACTTCACATTATAGACATAATGATAAGCTGGTCTGATTTGCATCATTTCGAATTTTACTCATAATAACTGTGTTATACATTACGCCCTCCTATACCATTATTCTACAAATTGTAATATTTCCCTTTAAATTATTATACCTTTTAGCTAAAAATAATGAATAAGTGCATTTTTAATATTCTTTTAAAATAAAAAAATTTATTAACTCTAGTAAAATCCATAAAAATCCCTTGCTTTTTCTCATGAAATAGCAAGGGATTTTAGATGATATTTTTAATTTTTGTACTTCTTATCATGTATTGATATTTTTCACAATATCTCTTTTTTCTAACTCTATTCTTTTGTGTTCCCACACTCCAAATCAATAACCACAGAAACGTTAATATATTTTTTTAACTGTTTATTACGGATTTTATCCCCTTCACTCGTAAAAACAAAATGGGTGAAGAAGTGCCTAAAATTAAGGATTTCTATATAATTTTTCGTTGTATCAACACTATAGTCTCCACATGGCTCGAAATGACAGAATGAATGACTTTGGTCGATTTTATCCCCTTTACGTTCATGGGAACATATCAATAGCCTTTTGGCTTTTTTCCCGAAAACGGACGTTCAAGGGAACATATCAATCTTTTACGAATCACCATGCAACATCTATTTTTCCATAACCTTAATTCCATATATAGTCAGTATACAATTAACTTTGTCATTTATGTTTTATGCTATTGCGTTACTCCTTCTGATTTCTCGGCATTCATACAAAACATGGTTACGAATTCTAAATCTCCCATATAGATTTTTACTAAGAGATACGCAATACATAAATTTATGTATTGTTCTTTTTGAATTTCAAACTCTGCATCAAGATTTTTAAATCTTTCATCTAATAAATTATTATCTAATGAATTAACAAAATTTGCTACAGCTTTCAAAATGTCAGTAACTGATAATATAGCACCAACTGGAGTAGTTCCTGCAATTGACTTTATTAATTCAATAACTTTCTCTGTTCTTTCTTTTCTGCTTATTTTATCGGTATCATCATAAGCTTTATCAACTTCTATTGATAATTCAGTAAACATATCAAATTTTGCTAGTATACTTGCCCCATATTGGTCATGTGATAATAAAACACACTTCTTATTAAAATTATATAGACTCTCAAGTTGATGAAGTTTTTTCTGCATTTCTTGTTTGCTCATATAATCATGATTTTTTTTAATTTTCTTTTTTAACTCTCTTATCTCTTTATTCAAATCGTCGTTTTGTTTTTCTCTTGCCCTATTATGTTCTTCATTTTCAGTAAAACCCTCTGCAAATTCTTGAATTTCATGCTTATGCTTTTCCTTAGCAATATTATATAAAGTCATCAGTTCATCTCCTATATCGATATGTGCTTTATAAATATTTTTTAACTCTGTTGCATACTTAATACTTTCACATCTTTGTCTCATCAATTCAATATCATCGATAAACCTACCCATATGAACCATATCAATATTATCGATAGATACTGATTTTAATATATCTTCTAATGTCTCCATTTTTTATCCTTTCTTAATCAGTGAGGGGGGTTTTTATGAATAAGGTTATTACAAAAACCCTTATACTAATATTCGTACTAAATATCGGGAGATTTCAAATATTTATGAAATATTTGAAATTATATATTTATCAATTTATTTAACAAATTCATTTATGTATGGAAAATTTTCTAAATTAATATTATTATCTTTGCATACTTCTTTTATTTTATCTTTACTACTTTCAATAATTTCTTTAAAAGTTCTAATTCGTTCATGTCCATTATATTTTGAATCACTATTCGTTCTACTTTCAATATTATCCTTTAGATCTTTAAAGTTATTTTCTATTTTTTCTATTAACTTAACATCCCATGTAATATAATCAAAGCATTTGATTATATAAGTATCATCTTTTCCATTACCCCACGCATAGTAATCCCAATGCGCATCACCAGAATTATTAAACAAATCCTTTCCGGCATTCCAAAGAAACGAATTAAATACTCCATATTGTTTGAGAATATTGATTTTAGTTGGTGCTAAGTCAATGGTTTCTATCATCTTAAATTTATTATAATCCGAGGTTATTTTATATAGATTTAACAATTTGGCATCAAGCTGCAAAATATCACAAAGTAAATTCCAGAATGTATTCTGATCAATATAATATCCTTTTTCTAACATAGGTGCTAAAGATTCTTGAATAAAGACATCATGCTTACTTACCATCATATAAAATAATTTAGGGTGTTTCGTATACCAATCTAAAAAATAATCATTATGGCTATATAAAAAATCAATGAACCCATCTGTTACATTTGCATCATTATAAACGAGGACAGTGTCCCAAAATTCAACATTGCTTTCATTAATACTTATACATGATTTATCCTTCTCATAAAGTTCATCAAAGCATTGCTTTACATTATTCTTATAAACAGAAGAAATATCTTTTAATAATTTGTTTAAGTGGGAACTTTTAAGAGAATAAAAATACCTGTAACTACGATATAATTCATCCCCTAAATATTTCTTTCCACCTAACACATAATACTCCGGCAAATCATCTTGCATGTAATTCCAAAACTGCTCTACAGTAGCGGAAGAAATCTGTTCTTCTTTTCCGTGCGCACAACTATGCCGTGTATATTTCCATGCTTCATACCTGCTTTTTACCTTTTCTCTATTAGTAAACACAAAAACCTTACCTAAACAATTTTTGGGATTATCAGGAGCAGTAGTCAACATGTTATTTATACAATCTTCCCATTTGTCATCATTTCTTAGAACTGATATAACTTCATTATTCCAACTTGATTCACTTATACTATCTGGCTTTGTAATTGATACAAGTACCCGTTCTCTTATTGTCAACTTAAATGCTAAGTATGACATTAGAAACGCGGATCTATAAGCTCTTATTTTATAACACATAACTGCTTCTTTCATTATTTCAATTGTATTGTCACTTAGATTATTTTCTGCCCATTCTTCAATTAGCA
Proteins encoded in this region:
- a CDS encoding toll/interleukin-1 receptor domain-containing protein, which translates into the protein MYKPTIFFSHSSLDSSTILPIKNRITAITANVLDIFMSSDGQSIPFGHNWVHKIEEGLNNAQIMFVFVTPTSIDSAWIYFEAGFAYSKNIEVIPVGIGVNIGQLKAPLNLLQGFDINLADSLNNFITVINRKFNLKFSEAFTEADYKAVFSSVTEPSLSLQLSDIFSYIKYERCSQYYDSTNNKNIIRYDIDKYFSDIKEYLDSQNIQYAAYHKKVLVGGIQIEIEGEEKEPTNGYPNQNHRLIIKLSTQNFAKSFNLLKEVVLKAGICNEWMGMEFYLNKTYDCLNDEAAISSVISDNEDIFTYVKGNVGTYKYKENFHLWIRNKKELDSRKTDLHIIGISFKVAEVDAEAVLELIEEMRQCHLIFKLKESGNN
- a CDS encoding ATP-binding protein, with amino-acid sequence MTIPSNLSAGIADPYWYEWSIGLLYVVDMLNEDTNIKSVILQASQLQGLDDVVINYSDGRKDCMQIKHTRENDSLTFTDLILKGDKSNSYLSQFARDWKKIKKDEGIYCKVILFTNRKFGKNKYTKVVDKNNKYERPALEDFWPYIRNKINVARSLKDIAVEETWEIAWNEWINELSVLDSEDEKMEFLKCLDIKANEGDLDIVRKEIINKIRDTFRVGEDIAIGQYQKLCYSLMDWTTTFRTSEEINKEDVYQALSLHSDSFQGIHDLKVPSPFFPSRIQFINDLESKLRNREQPVIFLSGDPGSGKTSIVSYLTNKIDSVISLRFYSYKPITPEDKYLPADKGVSSPRALWGDLLIQLRSRLKGNLSKYRVPISNELIDSDDTLRKEVLRLAEILANEENRTTVIAIDGIDHAARAESHNTSRRRT